A segment of the Lathamus discolor isolate bLatDis1 chromosome 9, bLatDis1.hap1, whole genome shotgun sequence genome:
CTTGGTGGACTTCCCATTCTGAGAAAGAAGAACTGCCCCTTTTGAAACTGTCTGCCCTTGCCATTGTGAAAATAGGACTCACAGACCCATCCCAGCAAACCTTGTGCTCTccgctggcatcagcccatggGAGCCCAGGGCAGCCAAGCGCCTGTGGTGCGCTCTGCAGCAATCGGCTCCAGCTTTGCTTACCTAGAAAGACAGTTTGTACAGGGATTTCttcttgttgtggtttaatctTCAGGGCACTCAATTTGACCACAGCTGAATCTGCCTTTAGCACAAGGTTTCTGATGCGTTTGTAGCCTATTCAAGAGTGACCAGGGGTTAGAAGCGAGACGCTTACTGTAAGGTGCTGGTCCAGTGccacccctcccttcctccGACTTCCTACCAGTGCCCCCCAGTAGGTGCCACACAGGTGCCACACTGCTGCtcccctgcagagcccagggaCTCAAACTGTTCCTAGAACACTGAGAATAAAAGCATTACTCATGTTCAGtggtttggttgttgggttttggggttttggtacAGCTTTGCTATGGAAACCACAGGGGTTTTAATTCATACAGACCTGCCCATGTGCTGCAAACTGAGACCAGGTTCAAAGGGAGAAATAGGCTGAACACAACAGTGATCAAGGCAGCCCACACCTTTACAGACAAGGTAGCTTAAAAAACTgtaaataagtattttattcTTCCCTATTTTTAGAGGCCTAAAATCAAGCACTAGATGCTTCCTGTGGTCTTACCTAATCACTCTCTCCTGCCCATTAGCAGATTGGTGTATAAAGCttgcaaactcaagtggaaaaaagCCACGAtaggtttgtttgcttttaataggCTGAACTTCCCTTCTTTGCTGTGGGAGCACGGTTACCCTGCTGCACTTCAAAAGCTTAAGTTAAAACTTAGCGGAAGCAAAGCTTCTAAGTGGTGAATGGCATTCCCAGGAAACATCTCCCTACATGTAGCTTTTGTAACATGGCTGCCACCCCATAACGACCAACCTGAGATGGATCCTCTTTTGTCAAATTAAAACatggaggaaaacaaatgttacTCGAGCTCATCTTGTGGCTTTCCTTTCCACCTGCTCAGACACTCCTGGGGTGTGCTCCTCCTTCCCAGCGctagtttcttttcttccacagaTGCCAAGAAAGAAAACGACACTTTAACAGCAGAAAATACTGATGGAAGCTGTTGCCTTCTATGCTATTTaacctctttaaaaacaaatctcACCTTTTAGGATGGCTGACGCACCTGAGTTAAGCTTTTCAAGTTTTTTTGATGTTTGTTTCCCCCATCTCCCCCTTTTCCATTCCTCCTTGTGACCTGGCTGGCAAGACACCCAAAGAGTCAGCACACTGCCGTTTGTTAGCAAGAGAGAGATGGTGTGTCCCACCTGGCTGCAGCACCCCACCCTTAAGCTACAACATGTGAGGAAGTGGTTCTCTCTATGCTCCTGACCACCTAATCCTATTGGAAAGCCCTGAACTCCAGGTACATTCAAGGTACTCACCTAGGCAGTAAATGTGTAAAAATGCACTGAATAATTACAACTGGAGCAGGAGTTGCTACTTAGAGtcccagctcagcacagcaagAAAAGCACTACTGGGGAGGGGAataatttaaatgttaattaCCAGTCAGATAACtactgttttcctctttaaatcCCACAGAATATCCTTTGCTATCAAACTAGGTTCAAgaacataagaaagaaaattcagaagtgTGCACACCATGTCAGTAAGCTTCTCCTGTGGAGCCTGGCTTATGAGGAAACAGTATCTGTGCTGCCTTTTCACCTTCCTGGTAATAAACAGCTGGCACAAAGGAAGAtgtcctctttctttctctctgtctgccCGTTTCTCATACTATTAAAGTATCCATACTGTGGCTTCGATACTCAACATGGAGCTATGGATTTACTTAAAAGAGGACAAGTACAGTACCCTGGCACGTGCCAGCCCATCCAGCTCTCTGTATACTCTCTCCTGACTTGTGCAGCCCCTCATTTCTGCTTCCTGTCCCCTTACAACAGCTACATGCACCCTCACTCACTCTCCTGTAGGTTTGTAGCCCCCAGTTCTGAAAGGTTATTTGGAACAGAACATGTCTTTCTGGGGTCTGTTCTGGTGTCCAAAACACTGTGGGAGGCTGTTCACAACGGGAGTGTTGCTCTCCCTTCTCTCACACCGAGTTCACTTAGTAAAGTACATTTGGTTAGTAGAGTTCATCACCACTTGCCTCACTAGAAGAGCTCAGCACAAGCATCGCCTATCTGATTTCACCACTTCTTCTGAAGAGTGCACTACGTTTGGGACAAACCCGCTCTTTaccccttcccatccctcctggaTTGAAATGTCCCCCCTTTTAACAAGCTCGTATATATCTCGAGTCAGGTCAGTGAAGGCCTTCTCCACGTTAATGGCATCCCGAGCCGAGGTCTCAATGTACTTCATACCATATGCAGCAGCGAGTTTCTCAGCCTCATGCCTGGTGACTTGCCGCTGTGTGTCAAGGTCACACTTGTGACCTACCAAAACAAAGACGATCTGGTATGGCTGGACGTGCACCTTGGTCTCCTCTAGCCACTCGTGGACATTCTGGAAGGACCTGCGGTTTGTAATATCAAAGAGGAGGAGTCCGCCAACTGAGTTCCTGTAGTAAGCTCTGGTGATGGACCTGGAAACAAACGAACCACAACAAAAGTGTAAGTTACAGCTGCTTGGGAAGAAGGGCAGAGAGAGTTcaggtggggttttgtttgtttgtgtgcgACTTCGgattacttctttttcttatgcCAAATGTAGCCCTTCTGAAGGGCTGGTCCCTGTTTAATAAAGCAGCGTTACCACCACCCTGTGTGCACTGCAGAATACAGGGCAGAGGAGCCACTCAGTGTCTTACCACTTTTAGCTTGTCCTCTGTAGAGCCTGCCATTCAAGTCTTGGCCTAAAGATTTCATCCTTGGGTAACTGCCCTGCTGATTCATCACAGCTGTGTTCCAAATCCTCAATACCATGCTCAGTCTCTATTTTCTATCATATGCCCTTTGTTGTTAGTCCTAAGAGTCCATCCCCTGCCATATAAGTCCTCTGCATACCCTGTTTAACCCATCAGTTTAGAAGCACTGTTACAAATTAAAGGGTCCATCTGAAACCAAACAGACACATAAAACTGACATCTGAAAACTCTGACAGacatgaaaaagaagagggTTACATATCTGGAAGGCAGCCCATGGGGTTGTAGCTCTCCTCTGTACATCCAGGGCCTTGGCAGGTGGACATCTACTAACCCCTGCACCTTCTCCACTATGCTACTCATCAAAATGATGTTACAGCTAATGCACCAAGAGGAGCCAGTCCGACCCCTGAGTAACAGCAAAATGATAACAAAGCTTCCTCGGAGAATGCACATTACCACTGGTCTTGTTCTGCCAAATACTGACAACATTAAATGGTATCCAGAGACCACAGGCTGAGAAATGGAGTGCAGAGAATCActgcagaatggtttgggttggaagggagcttaaagctcatccagttccaaccccctgccattggcagggacaccttccactagggcaggttactccaagcccctgtgtccaacctggccttgagcactgccagggatggggcagccacagcttctctgggcaccctgtgccagagcctcagcaccctcacagggaagaacttcttctgtAACTCCTCTGAGAAAGTGCAGGCTTCAGCGCAGCCAGAAGCAGCAACTGGaatagtgtgaggtgtccctgcccatggcaggggggttggaactagatgaccttaaggtcctttccaaccctaactgttctatgattcctaTGAATCAGCCAGCACAGGGCCATGGAGTGAAGCTGAGCTGTGAGGCTGAGCAGAGCTATAGCTCCATCACTACTACACATGGACACACCAAGAAGCTGTAAAGCTGAGGTGCTTCTGCAAAGTCATGGATTCATTCTAAATCCAAAAGCAACGATCAGTTTCAGTCCCTGGATAAACTCACATATGCACCTGAACTTTCCTTGCTGGGGAAATATGAGCACTGCTGCATTTTCTACCTTGGGATGAGTCCTGTCTGGATATGCGAGACTGTTGTTAGGGGTTATTTGGTCCTGTAAGGTGTGTACCTGGCAAAACTGCCCCAAGAACAGGTGACCTGGAGTTTTCAAGGATTGCTTTATCAACAGACATGCAATGATGGGTGAAAATCCACAGCCAAAAACTGAAGAAAGCcagaagaggaggggaaaaagacaCTTGGCTGCATTTGGATGATTTCTCCTCTCCCAATTATCTGGCTGAAGGACAACAGTAGATCTGCACATTTGGCACTGAGGGAATTAGTTCTGCCTTTTGCTATCTAGCCAGCTGCAAGCAGATATTTGCGCTTTGAATTCACCCCCAC
Coding sequences within it:
- the RAB39B gene encoding ras-related protein Rab-39B isoform X1, producing MEAIWLYQFRLIVIGDSTVGKSCLIRRFTEGRFAQISDPTVGVDFFSRLVEIEPGKRIKLQIWDTAGQERFRSITRAYYRNSVGGLLLFDITNRRSFQNVHEWLEETKVHVQPYQIVFVLVGHKCDLDTQRQVTRHEAEKLAAAYGMKYIETSARDAINVEKAFTDLTRDIYELVKRGDISIQEGWEGVKSGFVPNVVHSSEEVVKSDRRCLC
- the RAB39B gene encoding ras-related protein Rab-39B isoform X3, yielding MEAIWLYQFRLIVIGDSTVGKSCLIRRFTEGRFAQISDPTVGVDFFSRLVEIEPGKRIKLQIWDTAGQERFRSITRAYYRNSVGGLLLFDITNRRSFQNVHEWLEETKVHVQPYQIVFVLVGHKCDLDTQRQVTRHEAEKLAAAYEKKLALGRRSTPQECLSRWKGKPQDELE
- the RAB39B gene encoding ras-related protein Rab-39B isoform X2, which produces MEAIWLYQFRLIVIGDSTVGKSCLIRRFTEGRFAQISDPTVGVDFFSRLVEIEPGKRIKLQIWDTAGQERFRSITRAYYRNSVGGLLLFDITNRRSFQNVHEWLEETKVHVQPYQIVFVLPGHKEEWKRGRWGKQTSKKLEKLNSGASAILKVSFSFLASVEEKKLALGRRSTPQECLSRWKGKPQDELE
- the RAB39B gene encoding ras-related protein Rab-39B isoform X4; its protein translation is MEAIWLYQFRLIVIGDSTVGKSCLIRRFTEGRFAQISDPTVGVDFFSRLVEIEPGKRIKLQIWDTAGQERFRSITRAYYRNSVGGLLLFDITNRRSFQNVHEWLEETKVHVQPYQIVFVLVGHKCDLDTQRQVTRHEAEKLAAAYARSQGGMEKGEMGETNIKKT